A stretch of Prunus dulcis chromosome 6, ALMONDv2, whole genome shotgun sequence DNA encodes these proteins:
- the LOC117630600 gene encoding F-box/kelch-repeat protein At3g06240-like has translation MFLQKNLLSRNKKKLAEFCKMPEEMVVQILSRLPPKSLMRFRCVHKSWYNFINDPNFVDVHLSKSIDNRCSSKTSTCVLFKRCVLNNEANHILLSLVDLSNDNDDVQIQSNSIRDLNLNNVPPLSVGLRHDCLDIAGHCHGIICLTDFSENVFLCNPALKQLKLLPKSCLRLPQPPPNTLNRLQSTGVAVGFGYDSRARVYKVVRIVMHFEGFWILFFPHMAEVYTMSSNSWREIKTDIPSTVVWSSSSSQIYFKGVYYWFALELDKETLDENKKVMLSFDMDDELFFHTPVPDSLQDSEENYGSLGVWNESIALFSYHVESGVSKFIDIWVMDGFCGTKGCWTKHLTIEPIAGIGMPLTFWNSDELLLVATDGYVVSHNFDTKVLRNLPIHGVLFEHFQAVLYTSSLISVN, from the exons ATGTTCTTACAAAAGAACCTACTAAGCAG AAACAAAAAG AAATTGGCAGAGTTTTGCAAAATGCCAGAAGAAATGGTGGTGCAGATCTTGTCAAGGCTTCCTCCGAAATCTCTGATGCGATTCAGATGCGTTCATAAATCGTGGTACAATTTCATCAATGACCCCAACTTTGTGGATGTCCACCTCTCCAAATCCATAGACAACAGATGTTCATCCAAGACCTCAACTTGTGTCCTTTTCAAGCGTTGTGTCCTCAACAATGAAGCAAATCATATTTTGTTGTCACTTGTTGATCTTAGCAATGACAACGATGATGTTCAAATTCAATCTAATTCTATCCGAGACCTCAACCTTAATAATGTTCCTCCACTTTCTGTAGGGCTAAGGCACGACTGTTTGGACATTGCAGGCCATTGCCATGGGATTATTTGTCTAACTGATTTCTCTGAGAATGTTTTTCTATGCAACCCAGCTCTAAAGCAACTCAAGCTTCTTCCCAAGTCATGCCTTCGTCTACCTCAACCTCCCCCGAATACCCTGAACAGATTGCAGTCGACAGGGGTAGCTGTGGGATTTGGCTACGACAGCAGAGCCAGGGTTTACAAAGTTGTTCGAATCGTAATGCATTTTGAGGGGTTTTGGATCTTGTTCTTCCCTCACATGGCAGAGGTATATACCATGAGCTCTAACTCTTGGAGAGAGATCAAGACTGATATACCAAGCACTGTGGtttggtcttcttcttcttcccaaaTCTACTTCAAGGGTGTTTACTATTGGTTTGCCTTGGAGCTGGACAAGGAAACCCTAGACGAAAACAAGAAAGTCATGCTCTCCTTTGACATGGACGATGAGTTATTTTTCCATACGCCGGTGCCGGATAGTTTACAAGATTCAGAAGAAAACTATGGAAGCCTTGGAGTGTGGAATGAATCCATTGCTCTATTTTCTTATCACGTAGAAAGTGGGGTTTCTAAATTCATAGACATATGGGTGATGGATGGTTTTTGTGGTACCAAGGGTTGTTGGACAAAGCACTTAACCATCGAACCTATAGCAGGCATTGGGATGCCGTTGACATTTTGGAACAGTGATGAGCTTCTTCTAGTTGCCACAGATGGATATGTAGTTTCCCACAATTTCGATACAAAAGTGCTTAGAAATCTTCCTATTCATGGTGTGCTTTTTGAACATTTTCAAGCCGTGCTTTATACAAGTAGCCTCATTTCAGTTAATTGA
- the LOC117631307 gene encoding uncharacterized protein LOC117631307, with protein MGKPSFSLGLTFFVSLSLTASSYSISSSSSCSPIFLKPSSLSTSPKATPSDLLSLLGSKSQSSTINPLVAQELTSCFKFLVPFTPNVNKLCPQKYPNRKVLNLKQKGDLCQREEEDELVWWPPQPVLELARLAVDSGGDPAAIQRALDPTMITVPDVEGSKANRCELTRTPYGRRFISEELNSYLEFLFELILARGPAVGLNVSLSRYDLFHGHLFLAIDTGRLGILFHAKEYPAYDKEVFPYNMGYCQVGSNVRYDDSMNLRNILWLAPLPSNSTKAWVAPGVVVALDAHPEGIIYRDLIPEYVNFARTIYEDDLGEVAVDVNYLDVGNAKSKFQLFIC; from the exons ATGGGGAAGCCCTCTTTCTCACTCGGATTGACATTCTTcgtctccctctctctcacagCCTCCTCCTACTCCATCTCATCCTCTTCTTCATGTTCCCCAATCTTTCTCAAACCATCTTCACTATCAACATCTCCCAAAGCCACCCCTTCAGACCTGCTCTCTTTGCTGGGCTCCAAATCCCAGTCTTCAACCATTAACCCCCTTGTAGCCCAAGAGCTCACTTCTTGCTTCAAATTCCTCGTACCCTTTACGCCAAATGTCAACAAATTGTGCCCACAAAAGTATCCCAATAGAAAAGTCTTAAACTTGAAGCAAAAGGGTGATTTATGTCAacgggaggaggaggatgagcTTGTTTGGTGGCCTCCTCAGCCGGTTTTGGAGCTTGCTCGCCTCGCTGTTGACTCTGGTGGAGACCCAGCTGCTATTCAACGTGCTTTGGATCCCACGATGATCACT GTACCTGATGTTGAAGGATCAAAAGCGAACCGATGTGAGCTTACTAGAACTCCATATGGGAGACGCTTCATAAGTGAG GAGTTGAATTCATatcttgaatttttatttgaacttATTCTAGCTCGGGGTCCCGCTGTTGGGCTGAATGTGTCGTTGAGTCGCTATGATTTATTCCATGGCCACCTTTTTCTTGCCATAGACACCGGAAGACTTGGTATATT ATTCCATGCCAAAGAATACCCTGCATATGATAAAGAAGTATTTCCATACAATATGGGCTACTGTCAAGTAG GGTCTAATGTGAGATATGATGATTCAATGAACTTGCGAAATATCCTCTGGCTGGCTCCATTGCCAAGCAATTCAACTAAAGCTTGGGTAGCACCAG GTGTCGTTGTAGCACTGGATGCCCATCCAGAAGGCATCATATATAGAGATCTCATACctgaatatgtaaattttgcTAGGACAATATATGAAG ACGATCTTGGGGAAGTTGCAGTTGATGTCAACTATTTGGATGTTGGGAATGCAAAGTCGAAGTTCCAACTTTTTATATGCTGA
- the LOC117631972 gene encoding uncharacterized protein LOC117631972, with the protein MAMEEPKDPFKGVDWKAVGSDMQKDPSVKPGIKKRLPRKIRQIPDCYFLPRRSLPYNIAFYGACIAGGIGAGMLLEVWINKKVKDDGGVIWEFDK; encoded by the exons ATGGCCATGGAAGAGCCAAAAGACCCGTTCAAAGGGGTTGATTGGAAAGCTGTTGGTAGTGACATGCAGAAGGACCCCAGTGTTAAGCCGGGAATAAAGAAGCGGCTTCCCAGAAAGATTAGGCAGATCCCAGATTGCTATTTTCTTCCTCGAAGATCCCTACCCTATAACATTGCATTCTATGGAGCATGTATTGCTGGTGGCATTGGTGCTGGGATGCTGCTGGAGGTCTGGATAAACAAGAAAGTTAAAG ATGATGGAGGAGTCATATGGGAGTTTGACAAATGA
- the LOC117631504 gene encoding rapid alkalinization factor, which produces MARLCCVSFLLLICASILLMGSSSSVIASGDHHQNLSWMPTNNSACKGSIAECLAAADEEFDLDSEINRRILATSKYISYGAMQRNTVPCSRRGASYYNCQPGAQSNPYSRGCSAITRCRS; this is translated from the coding sequence ATGGCTAGGCTATGCTGTGTCTCATTCCTCCTCCTGATCTGCGCCTCAATCTTGTTGATGGGTTCATCATCTTCTGTTATAGCAAGTGGGGACCACCACCAGAACCTTTCATGGATGCCCACCAACAACTCAGCCTGCAAGGGCTCCATAGCAGAGTGCTTGGCTGCAGCGGATGAGGAGTTTGACTTGGACTCTGAGATCAACCGGCGCATCTTAGCCACCAGCAAGTACATCAGCTACGGTGCGATGCAGAGGAACACTGTCCCTTGCTCTAGGCGTGGCGCCTCCTACTACAATTGCCAGCCCGGAGCTCAGTCCAATCCCTACAGCCGCGGCTGCAGCGCCATCACAAGGTGCAGGagttaa
- the LOC117631332 gene encoding tafazzin yields the protein MAAARVERGDLWKNKALSVQLRLRERFRVEVDRRLKLHPIFTDDGYFSSTFQRWLQRFRDFRRDSLPSSTVFYRKRVGKELNAEEESVLLRMLQAVAVPVIGNVCHVFMNGLNHIQVYGVEKLHDAVLHRPKGQPLITVSNHVASMDDPLVLAALLPRHVLLDAQNLRWTLCATDRCFANPATSAFFRSVRVLPVSRGDGIYQKGMDTAISKLNQGGWVHIFPEGSRSRDGGKTMGSSKRGVGRLVLDADNIPMVVPFVHSGMQDIMPIGASIPRIGKTVTVVIGDPIYFDDLLNCEGAKHVSRGKLYDAVSSRIGHRLRELKVQVDKLAQVTRPQNLPAQNTERAAVILQQVDWESFGMGNLVSSEDDGSQVPETQVQLVSTHTQEPWSTDTDRRFRVGFSREGGIASRMRSFMDHPDLMGFAARGLFMNRRAHETTPSGRGVGPLKAWKQYLEANVLPQWN from the exons ATGGCTGCCGCGAGGGTCGAGCGTGGCGATCTGTGGAAGAACAAGGCCCTGTCCGTACAGCTCCGGCTCAGGGAGCGGTTCAGAGTGGAGGTGGACCGCCGGCTCAAGCTCCACCCCATTTTTACAGACGACGGTTACTTCTCCTCCACATTCCAGCGCTGGCTCCAGCGCTTTCGTGACTTCCGCAGAGACTCTCTCCCTTCTTCCACTGTTTTTTATCGCAAACGAg TGGGTAAGGAATTGAATGCTGAAGAAGAATCAGTCCTTCTTCGCATGCTTCAAGCTGTGGCTGTTCCTGTGATTGGCAATGTTTGTCATGTGTTTATGAACGGATTAAATCATATCCAG GTTTATGGTGTAGAAAAATTACATGACGCAGTGCTACACAGACCCAAAGGCCAGCCTCTAATAACG GTGAGCAATCACGTTGCTTCTATGGATGACCCGCTTGTTCTTGCTGCATTGCTTCCTCGACATGTTCTTCTGGATGCTCAGAACTTGAGGTGGACACTGTGTGCCACTGATCGATGTTTTGCAAATCCTGCAACTTCAGCATTTTTTCGATCTGTCAGAGTCTTGCCAGTTTCTCGCGGTGATGGGATTTATCAAAAG GGTATGGATACAGCTATTTCGAAACTGAATCAAGGTGGTTGGGTGCACATCTTCCCAGAAGGTAGTCGTTCTCGAGATGGTGGCAAAACCATGGGGTCTTCCAAGAGAGGTGTTGGGAG GTTGGTCCTTGATGCTGACAATATTCCTATGGTTGTTCCATTTGTGCATAGTGGGATGCAGGACATCATGCCTATTGGTGCCAGCATTCCAAGGATTGGCAAGACG GTGACGGTGGTTATTGGAGATCCAATCTACTTTGACGATCTGTTAAATTGTGAAGGAGCTAAGCATGTATCGAGAGGAAAGTTGTACGATGCAGTATCTTCAAGGATTGGACATAGACTGCGTGAACTGAAAGTTCAGGTGGACAAATTGGCTCAAGTGACTCGGCCCCAAAATCTTCCTGCACAGAACACAGAGCGAGCTGCAGTCATTTTGCAGCAGGTTGATTGGGAATCATTCGGAATGGGGAACTTAGTATCTTCTGAAGATGATGGTTCACAGGTGCCTGAAACTCAGGTCCAACTAGTTTCTACCCATACACAAGAGCCCTGGTCTACCGATACTGATCGGCGTTTCAGAGTGGGTTTCTCTCGGGAAGGTGGCATTGCATCGCGGATGCGTAGTTTTATGGACCACCCTGACTTGATGGGTTTTGCAGCCAGAGGTTTATTTATGAACCGTAGAGCTCATGAAACAACTCCAAGCGGTAGAGGGGTTGGTCCCTTGAAAGCATGGAAACAATATTTGGAGGCCAATGTATTACCACAATGGAATTAG
- the LOC117631928 gene encoding ATP-dependent Clp protease proteolytic subunit-related protein 3, chloroplastic: MATSLHLPISIAATSSSSLRARNTRKFAAFCSINAKANVKIPIPPINPKDPFLSRLSSVAANSPETLLNRPVQNSDSLPYLDLFDEPKLMATPAQVERSVSYNEHRPRKPPPDLPSLLLHGRIVYIGMPLVPAVTELVVAELMYLQWMDPKQPIYIYINSTGTTRDDGETVGMESEGFAIYDAMMQLKNEIHTVAVGAAIGQACLLLSAGTKGKRFMMPHAKAMIQQPRVPSSGLMPASDVLIRAKEVMTNRDILIKLLAKHTGNSVEAVTNVMRRPYYMDSTTAKEFGVIDKILWRGQEKIMADVASPEEWDKKAGVKVVDELSL, translated from the exons ATGGCCACTAGTTTGCATTTACCAATCTCAATAGCAGCGACTTCTTCATCGTCACTTAGAGCCAGAAATACTCGAAAGTTCGCAGCTTTTTGTTCCATTAACGCGAAAGCAAACGTCAAAATTCCCATTCCTCCAATAAACCCTAAGGACCCGTTTCTTTCAAGGCTCAGTTCAGTGGCTGCCAATTCACCCGAAACTTTACTGAACCGACCTGTTCAAAATTCTGACTCTCTTCCGTACTTGGATTTGTTTGATGAACCTAAGCTCATGGCCACACCTGCCCAA GTGGAAAGATCTGTTTCTTACAACGAGCATAGGCCAAGGAAACCACCTCCAGACTTGCCGTCATTGCTACTCCACGGGAGAATAGTTTATATTGGCATGCCT TTAGTACCAGCAGTCACAGAGCTTGTTGTTGCGGAATTGATGTATCTGCAATGGATGGATCCTAAacaaccaatatatatttatatcaaTTCTACCGGAACCACTCGTGATGACGGTGAAACG GTTGGCATGGAGTCAGAGGGTTTTGCTATCTATGATGCAATGATGCAGTTGAAAAATGAG ATACATACGGTTGCTGTTGGGGCTGCTATAGGTCAAGCATGTCTATTGCTTTCAGCAGGAACTAAGGGCAAACGATTCATGATGCCACATGCCAAAG CTATGATCCAACAGCCTCGTGTGCCATCGTCTGGGCTGATGCCTGCTAGTGACGTTCTTATTCGTGCAAAAGAG GTAATGACAAATAGGGACATTCTTATAAAGCTTCTGGCCAAGCACACAGGAAAT tCAGTAGAGGCTGTTACTAATGTGATGAGAAGACCATATTATATGGATTCTACAACTGCTAAAGAATTCGGGGTGATTGACAAG ATCCTTTGGCGTGGTCAAGAAAAGATAATGGCAGATGTAGCATCCCCTGAGGAATGGGACAAGAAAGCTGGTGTCAAAGTTGTAGATGAACTTAGTCTCTAG
- the LOC117631791 gene encoding F-actin-capping protein subunit alpha: MADEEEAELSEKQKKEIAKWFLLNSPPGEIQFVAKDVKAVLNDDVLYEEAASEAFPLYNKSHLISLEMPGGIGDVIVTSFGQLNETEFIDPRTAQVAVVDHIKQVCTEVRPALDEELPSAYVEEFRCALDAEILKYVDEAYPKGICSVYCGNGKDVEGPGSDFELVVVISAARHSPQNFCNGSWRSIWSIEFKDELQMLELSGKLQVGAHYFEEGNVQLDAKHECKDTTIFQSSEDSAITIGNIIRQHETEYLSSLEESYSNLPDTTFKDLRRKLPVTRTLFPWQNTLQFSLTRDITKELGIGK; the protein is encoded by the exons atggcggacgaagaagaagcagagcTTAGCGAGAagcagaagaaagaaatagcaAAGTGGTTCCTTCTCAACTCTCCTCCAGGAGAAATCCAATTCGTTGCCAAAG ATGTGAAGGCGGTACTGAACGACGACGTTTTGTACGAGGAGGCTGCGTCAGAGGCATTCCCACTGTATAACAAATCCCACTTGATTTCCCTCGAAATGCCCGGTGGAATTGGAGAC GTTATAGTTACATCATTTGGACAGCTCAATGAGACTGAGTTCATTGATCCCAGGACTGCTCAAGTTGCTGTAGTTGACCACATCAAACAG GTTTGTACAGAGGTGAGACCTGCTCTGGATGAGGAACTTCCATCAGCATATGTTGAGGAATTTCG GTGTGCTCTCGATGCAGAAATACTTAAATATGTTGATGAAGCTTATCCAAAGGGAATTTGCTCAGTGTACTGTGGCAATGGTAAAGATGTAGAGGGCCCAGGATCTGACTTTGAGCTTGTAGTGGTGATTTCAGCTGCTAGACATAGCCCACAAAATTTCTG CAACGGTAGTTGGCGCTCGATATGGAGCATTGAGTTCAAAGATGAATTACAAATGCTGGAATTGAGCGGCAAGCTGCAG GTGGGTGCACACTATTTTGAGGAGGGAAATGTGCAATTAGATGCAAAACATGAATGCAAAGATACAACAATTTTTCAG TCCTCTGAAGATAGTGCAATTACCATAGGCAATATTATTCGCCAACATGAGACAGAGTACTTGTCATCTCTCGAG GAATCCTATTCAAACTTGCCTGATACCACGTTCAAG GATCTTCGAAGAAAGCTTCCAGTTACGCGCACCTTATTTCCATGGCAAAATACGTTGCAGTTCAGCTTGACAAGAGACATTACAAAAGAACTTGGCATCGGAAAGTGA
- the LOC117630598 gene encoding probable linoleate 9S-lipoxygenase 5: MYNNWVFPEQALPVDLIKRNGKDPKSSHSVRLLIEDYPYAADGLEIWSAIKTWVKEYCSFYYKNDEMVQNDSELQSWWKELREEGHGDKKDEPWWPKMQTCEELIESCTIIIWLSSAYHAAINYGQYSIGGYVPNRPSISLQFMPEEGTPEYEELKTNPDKAFLKTFAPQLQTLLGMASIEILSRHPVDELYLGQRGTPEWTTDANMLQASEDFRKKLEGIEKRIIKMNKDEKLKNRVGPAKIPYTLLYPSSEPGLTGKGIPNSVNI, translated from the exons ATGTACAATAACTGGGTCTTTCCTGAACAAGCGCTTCCCGTGGATCTCATCAAAAG GAATGGCAAAGATCCAAAATCGTCGCACAGTGTACGCTTACTGATAGAGGACTATCCATATGCTGCTGATGGGCTTGAGATATGGTCTGCAATTAAAACATGGGTTAAAGAGTATTGCTCCTTCTACTACaaaaatgatgaaatggttcaaaatgactcAGAACTCCAGTCTTGGTGGAAGGAACTCAGAGAAGAAGGTCATGGTGACAAGAAAGATGAACCATGGTGGCCTAAAATGCAGACTTGTGAAGAGCTGATAGAATCATGCACCATTATCATATGGCTCTCTTCAGCCTATCATGCAGCAATCAACTATGGCCAGTACTCTATAGGTGGATACGTCCCGAACCGGCCAAGCATAAGCCTGCAGTTCATGCCTGAAGAAGGCACTCCTGAGTATGAGGAGCTCAAAACTAACCCTGACAAGGCATTCTTGAAAACATTTGCACCTCAGCTGCAGACCCTGCTTGGCATGGCCTCCATAGAAATCTTATCAAGGCACCCAGTTGATGAGCTTTATCTTGGGCAGAGAGGCACCCCAGAATGGACAACAGATGCAAACATGTTGCAAGCCTCTGAGGATTTTAGAAAGAAGCTGGAAGGAATTGagaaaagaattataaaaatgaacaaggatgagaaattgaagaacCGAGTTGGACCGGCCAAGATCCCGTACACTTTGCTCTATCCTTCTAGTGAGCCTGGACTTACTGGCAAGGGAATTCCCAACAGTGTCAACATCTAA
- the LOC117632415 gene encoding REF/SRPP-like protein At3g05500, with protein MAQEDLSVQVQQQMAEEEEQRLKYLEFVQVAAAHAAVCFLNLYGFAKERSGPLKPGVESVEGTVKNVVGPVYNKYHDVPAHLLTFVDRKVDQSVTKLDSRMPPVFKQASFKALSAAQKAPEAARAVASEVKRAGVVDTASSYAKSVYTKCEPAAKDLYAKYEPKAEQCAVSAWRKVNQVLPKVAEVVVPTAAYCSEKYNQTVQHTAEKGYRVSSYMPLVPTEKIAKVFAGKVPEAEPLVASHGEVDVALH; from the exons ATGGCCCAGGAAGATTTGAGCGTGCAGGTGCAACAACAGATG GCTGAGGAGGAGGAACAGAGGCTCAAGTACCTGGAATTTGTTCAAGTGGCTGCAGCTCATGCCGCGGTTTGCTTCTTAAATCTGTACGGATTTGCCAAGGAAAGGTCTGGTCCTTTGAAGCCTGGAGTTGAATCCGTGGAGGGAACTGTGAAGAACGTTGTTGGACCTGTCTATAACAAGTACCATGATGTCCCTGCTCACCTCCTCACCTTCGTGGATCGCAAG GTTGACCAATCTGTGACCAAGCTGGACAGTCGTATGCCGCCGGTGTTTAAGCAGGCTTCATTCAAAGCCTTATCAGCTGCTCAAAAAGCCCCAGAGGCGGCTCGAGCGGTTGCCTCTGAGGTTAAGCGTGCTGGGGTTGTAGACACTGCCTCAAGCTATGCTAAATCTGTCTACACCAAGTGTGAACCCGCAGCTAAAGATCTGTATGCTAAGTATGAACCAAAAGCTGAGCAATGTGCCGTCTCTGCGTGGCGAAAGGTGAACCAAGTCCTCCCAAAGGTGGCTGAGGTTGTTGTACCAACTGCAGCATATTGCTCTGAAAAGTACAACCAGACTGTACAGCACACTGCAGAGAAGGGGTACAGGGTCTCCTCCTATATGCCTCTGGTTCCCACTGAGAAAATTGCCAAGGTTTTTGCAGGGAAGGTGCCTGAAGCAGAGCCTTTGGTTGCAAGTCATGGTGAAGTTGATGTTGCCCTTCATTGA